The Streptomyces europaeiscabiei genome window below encodes:
- a CDS encoding NAD-dependent epimerase/dehydratase family protein, protein MAEIGALERPDGPDTGTGRVVLLGATGFVGRHVGAALERAGHEILAVARHPRKTPASWRFHPMDLVADGPRALTELIDAQRPVAVVNAAGEVWSPTTDGMRSNNRLLVDRLLAALAVAGPRPRLVQLGSVHEYTPQPNGVWLTESSPEEPTTDYGRTKLQGSRAVLQAVEKGTVDAVVLRLSNVIGAGTPRGSLLGQVAAQLLDDAADGRPAQVRVSPLRSVRDFVDAQDVSRAVVAALRVPGAEGHVLNIASGASQHVRDMVDLLITLSGRPARLVEGSVAGPRPLTDTDWMAVDVSAARTVLGWEPRCTPRDMVADLWRAAVEHHG, encoded by the coding sequence ATGGCGGAGATCGGTGCGCTGGAACGGCCGGACGGCCCGGACACGGGGACCGGCCGGGTGGTACTCCTCGGAGCGACCGGCTTCGTGGGCCGCCACGTGGGGGCCGCGCTGGAGCGTGCCGGGCACGAGATTCTCGCCGTGGCCCGTCATCCGCGAAAGACACCCGCGTCCTGGCGCTTCCACCCCATGGACCTGGTCGCCGACGGGCCGCGGGCCCTGACCGAACTGATCGACGCGCAACGGCCGGTGGCCGTCGTCAACGCCGCCGGCGAGGTCTGGTCCCCCACCACCGACGGGATGCGCAGCAACAACCGGCTGCTGGTGGACAGGCTGCTCGCGGCTCTCGCCGTCGCCGGGCCCCGGCCACGGTTGGTACAGCTGGGTTCCGTGCACGAGTACACGCCGCAGCCCAACGGGGTGTGGCTCACCGAGTCCTCGCCGGAGGAACCGACGACGGACTACGGCCGCACGAAGCTGCAGGGCAGCCGCGCGGTGCTGCAGGCCGTCGAGAAGGGCACCGTGGACGCGGTGGTACTGCGGTTGTCGAACGTGATCGGCGCGGGAACCCCGCGCGGCAGCCTCCTCGGCCAGGTGGCCGCGCAGCTGCTCGACGACGCCGCGGACGGGCGGCCCGCGCAGGTGCGGGTGTCACCGCTGCGCAGCGTCCGCGACTTCGTGGACGCCCAGGATGTCTCGCGGGCCGTCGTGGCCGCGCTGCGCGTCCCCGGCGCCGAAGGGCACGTGCTGAACATCGCGAGCGGGGCCTCGCAGCACGTCCGGGACATGGTGGACCTGCTGATCACGCTCAGCGGGCGGCCGGCCCGGCTGGTGGAGGGTTCCGTCGCGGGGCCGCGGCCGCTGACGGACACGGACTGGATGGCCGTGGACGTGTCGGCCGCACGCACGGTGCTCGGCTGGGAGCCGCGGTGCACGCCCCGCGACATGGTGGCGGACCTGTGGCGGGCAGCCGTGGAGCACCACGGCTGA